One window of Microcoleus vaginatus PCC 9802 genomic DNA carries:
- a CDS encoding succinylglutamate desuccinylase → MIPVISTIPVVQLASGDRLSLQVYQFQGAIPGKKAYLQSNLHGAEISGNAVIHQLIEFLMSLDSSQLSGEIWLVPVCNPVGVSQRSHHFSPGRYNLYDGVNWNRIFWDFEKQGEDILGFAKSHIHLDADTVKVNYRKAIALSFAKELEKINAPSCRPYSELYRYQLQSLCLDADYVLDLHSSTNQSLDYLYCFNSRQESAKAFLLDRAILMNEYDGDAFDEAFLKPWLALEKILAQLGSAIEFDVEAWTLELGSGMEMSPESVANGLRGIKNYLASKGLVKIDGFPLPETAAHQVIFTPKNSVFKYYAPAGGMIQNRVELGSYVKKGDRLYQILSFNKNGEFPSLVDVCAESDVFIFDVSTNQSVNQGEYVLSVMAD, encoded by the coding sequence ATGATTCCAGTTATTTCGACTATTCCTGTGGTGCAGCTTGCTTCGGGCGATCGGCTTTCACTGCAAGTCTATCAGTTCCAAGGTGCGATTCCCGGCAAAAAAGCTTATCTCCAATCTAACCTGCACGGCGCTGAGATTAGCGGTAATGCTGTGATTCACCAATTAATTGAGTTTTTAATGTCTTTGGACAGCAGTCAGTTAAGCGGCGAAATTTGGCTAGTTCCGGTTTGCAATCCTGTGGGTGTCAGTCAGCGATCGCACCATTTTTCTCCGGGTCGCTACAATCTTTATGATGGGGTAAATTGGAACCGGATTTTCTGGGATTTTGAAAAACAAGGGGAAGATATTCTGGGTTTTGCTAAGTCTCACATCCATCTCGATGCCGATACTGTCAAAGTTAATTACAGAAAAGCTATTGCTTTGAGTTTTGCGAAAGAGTTGGAAAAAATTAACGCTCCTAGTTGCCGCCCCTACAGCGAACTTTACCGATATCAGCTACAATCTTTGTGTTTGGATGCTGACTATGTGCTGGACTTGCACAGTTCTACGAATCAAAGTTTAGATTACCTTTACTGTTTTAATTCCCGCCAGGAGAGTGCGAAAGCTTTTTTGCTCGATCGCGCTATCTTGATGAACGAGTACGACGGCGATGCTTTTGACGAGGCGTTTCTCAAGCCTTGGCTGGCTTTGGAGAAGATTTTGGCCCAGTTGGGAAGTGCGATCGAATTTGACGTGGAAGCCTGGACTTTAGAATTAGGTTCGGGGATGGAAATGAGTCCCGAGTCGGTGGCGAATGGCTTGCGGGGAATCAAAAATTACTTAGCCAGTAAGGGTTTAGTGAAAATAGATGGATTTCCCCTGCCGGAAACTGCCGCCCATCAAGTTATTTTTACCCCCAAGAATTCGGTGTTCAAATACTACGCGCCGGCGGGCGGGATGATTCAAAATCGAGTGGAGTTGGGGAGTTATGTCAAAAAGGGCGATCGGCTTTATCAAATTCTCAGCTTTAATAAGAATGGGGAATTCCCCAGTTTGGTTGATGTTTGTGCTGAGTCGGATGTTTTCATTTTTGATGTTTCGACCAATCAGTCAGTAAATCAAGGAGAGTATGTGTTGTCTGTGATGGCAGATTAA
- a CDS encoding RNA helicase, which translates to MSDTAQNRPELDLKTIFPFELDNFQREAIAALDAGKSVVVCAPTGSGKTLIGEYAIHQALSRGRRVFYTTPLKALSNQKLRDFRSQFGDDNVGLLTGDISVNRDAPILVMTTEIFRNMLYGTPIGEVGTSLTGVETVVLDECHYMNDRQRGTVWEESIIYCSSEIQLLALSATVANSEQLTDWINKVHGPTELVYSDFRPVPLQFHFANQKGIFPLLDETGKRANVRLVPKKKQQKVERGSIPTPSLTDVLARLDDRDMLPAIYFIFSRRGCDQAVAEVGNFSLVNEAETAELKRIIDDFLQRNPEAERFGQKEALLKGIAAHHAGILPAWKGLVEELFGRGLIKVVFATETLAAGINMPARTTVISTLSKRTDKGHRLLNASEFLQMAGRAGRRGMDKLGHVVAVQTRFEGAKEASYLATAKADPLASQFTPSYGMVLNLLQTHTLDEAQELVERSFGQYLSTLYLQPQQSELDRLQTELAVLEQSLAAGGNVSTLEKELAHYEKLQGRLKEDKRLLKILLQQAEEARFKEMSVAVAFAVLGTVLSLKGKHVPTAKRSHTNPVPAVLVAKIAGSGQAPNLVCLGKDNRWYVVAISDVATLHAELPRLSVADTLNPPSEMPLRLGQCRLANEETASIAASIPELPTPEPSPEAIEQQQKIAALEAQLEVHRVLEWGNPGTLLKRQRRREELKKEIRKSEQELEKQRARYWEQFLNLIDILLNFGCLERVVSATGNRDDSSDRLVPTILGQACAAIRGDNELWLGLSLMSAEFDELDPHHLAAACAALVTEVSRPDSWTHYSLSPEVLAPLDNLQKGLRRRLFQVQYRHEAAIPIWLERDLVTLVEQWALGVEWLELISHTSLDEGDVVRILRRTLDFLSQIPHVPHVSDSLRRNACRAMQLIDRFPVNEAATPEN; encoded by the coding sequence GTGTCAGACACTGCCCAGAACCGCCCAGAGCTGGATCTGAAGACCATATTTCCCTTCGAGCTAGATAACTTTCAGAGAGAGGCGATCGCCGCCCTCGATGCAGGTAAATCCGTTGTCGTGTGCGCTCCCACAGGCTCTGGGAAAACGTTAATCGGGGAATACGCCATCCATCAAGCACTCTCCAGGGGGCGGCGCGTCTTCTACACCACTCCCCTCAAAGCACTCTCTAACCAAAAGCTGCGCGACTTCCGCAGTCAATTTGGAGACGACAACGTAGGTTTGCTCACGGGCGACATCTCCGTCAATCGAGATGCGCCGATTTTGGTGATGACTACCGAAATATTTCGGAATATGCTCTACGGTACGCCGATCGGAGAAGTCGGTACTTCCCTCACCGGAGTCGAAACCGTGGTGCTCGACGAGTGTCACTACATGAACGATCGCCAGCGTGGTACCGTCTGGGAAGAATCCATCATCTACTGTTCGAGCGAAATTCAACTACTCGCCCTCTCAGCAACCGTTGCCAATAGCGAGCAACTCACAGACTGGATTAACAAAGTCCACGGGCCCACAGAACTCGTCTACTCAGACTTTCGGCCAGTGCCGCTGCAATTCCACTTCGCCAACCAAAAAGGGATATTTCCCCTGCTAGACGAGACCGGCAAAAGAGCTAATGTCCGGTTAGTCCCCAAAAAGAAGCAGCAAAAAGTAGAAAGAGGCAGCATCCCCACTCCGAGTTTGACCGATGTTTTGGCGCGGTTGGACGATCGAGATATGCTACCAGCAATTTACTTCATCTTCAGCCGTCGCGGGTGCGACCAAGCAGTCGCAGAAGTCGGCAATTTCTCCCTGGTTAACGAAGCCGAAACAGCCGAACTCAAACGCATCATTGACGATTTTTTACAGCGAAACCCAGAAGCCGAACGCTTCGGTCAAAAAGAAGCACTTTTAAAAGGCATCGCCGCCCACCACGCAGGCATTTTGCCCGCTTGGAAAGGTTTAGTAGAAGAACTCTTTGGCAGAGGTTTGATTAAAGTCGTATTTGCCACCGAAACCCTAGCAGCCGGGATTAATATGCCCGCCCGCACCACAGTCATTTCCACCTTGTCCAAGCGCACCGACAAGGGACACCGACTGCTAAACGCTTCAGAATTCCTGCAAATGGCCGGTCGGGCTGGTCGCAGGGGCATGGACAAGTTGGGGCACGTCGTCGCAGTTCAGACGCGCTTTGAAGGCGCAAAAGAAGCCTCTTATTTGGCAACAGCCAAAGCCGACCCCCTGGCCAGTCAGTTTACGCCCAGCTACGGCATGGTGCTGAATTTGCTGCAAACTCACACTCTCGACGAAGCTCAAGAGTTGGTAGAACGCAGTTTTGGTCAATATCTGTCTACCTTGTACTTGCAGCCCCAGCAATCAGAATTAGACCGGCTGCAAACAGAATTGGCTGTGCTGGAACAGTCCCTGGCCGCCGGAGGCAATGTCTCCACCCTGGAAAAAGAGCTTGCCCATTACGAAAAATTGCAGGGAAGACTCAAAGAAGACAAACGTTTGCTCAAAATTCTCTTGCAGCAAGCTGAAGAAGCGCGATTTAAGGAGATGTCCGTAGCTGTGGCTTTTGCAGTGCTCGGCACGGTTCTGAGTCTCAAAGGCAAGCACGTTCCGACAGCCAAACGATCGCACACAAATCCTGTACCCGCCGTATTGGTTGCCAAAATCGCAGGTTCCGGCCAAGCACCAAATTTGGTGTGCTTGGGCAAAGATAACCGTTGGTATGTCGTCGCCATTAGCGATGTCGCTACCCTGCACGCGGAATTACCTCGCTTGAGCGTTGCAGATACCTTGAACCCGCCGTCGGAAATGCCGCTGAGACTCGGCCAGTGCCGCTTGGCAAATGAAGAAACTGCTTCAATTGCTGCATCGATTCCAGAATTGCCGACACCGGAACCGAGTCCAGAGGCGATCGAGCAACAGCAGAAAATCGCAGCCCTAGAAGCTCAGCTAGAAGTTCACCGGGTTTTAGAATGGGGCAATCCCGGTACTTTGCTCAAACGCCAGCGCCGCCGGGAAGAATTGAAAAAAGAAATCCGCAAAAGCGAACAAGAGTTAGAAAAGCAGCGAGCTCGCTACTGGGAGCAATTTCTCAATTTAATTGACATCTTGCTGAATTTCGGCTGCTTGGAAAGAGTAGTTTCGGCAACGGGAAACCGAGATGACTCCTCCGACAGGTTGGTACCCACAATCTTGGGCCAAGCTTGCGCGGCTATTCGCGGCGATAACGAACTGTGGCTGGGTTTGTCCCTGATGTCTGCGGAGTTTGACGAACTCGACCCCCACCACCTCGCTGCTGCTTGTGCGGCCTTAGTTACAGAAGTTTCTCGGCCCGACAGTTGGACTCACTACTCGCTGTCGCCAGAAGTTTTGGCACCTTTGGACAATCTGCAAAAAGGCTTGCGCCGCCGGTTGTTTCAAGTTCAGTACCGTCATGAAGCTGCCATCCCGATTTGGCTCGAACGGGATTTAGTGACTTTGGTTGAGCAGTGGGCTCTGGGTGTTGAATGGCTGGAACTGATTAGCCATACGAGTTTGGATGAAGGGGATGTGGTGCGGATTTTGCGCCGGACTTTGGATTTCTTGTCTCAGATTCCTCATGTTCCTCATGTTTCGGATTCTTTGCGGAGAAATGCTTGTCGGGCGATGCAGTTAATTGATCGATTCCCCGTGAATGAAGCTGCAACGCCAGAAAATTAG
- a CDS encoding PAS domain S-box protein — protein sequence MFPKPLNRLATKFIGKAPLQTVLVVPFLVQIVGTVGVVGWLSFQNGQRAVNEVAAQLRGEISDRIKDRMENYMSIPHIVNHLNVQGIKLGQLNLENQQKLEHHFLEQIQYFDSISIIYTGKENGEHSGAIRTKERTLISAADSSTGNKLARYSADSQGNRVQLVQISSDIYDPRTRPWYIAAAAAKKPIWTPIYTDFLTRELAITAALPIYDDAGKLLGVAGSDLLFSRIKEFLVSLKIGKSGQTFVMERSGMLIATSTASQEFVVEGKETRRIKASESENPVIRQTAQHLDKHYDSLAKINNSQQLTFDVDGQRNFIQVAPFKDDRGLDWLIVVVVPESDFMEQINANTRTTFLLSLAALMGAAILGILTAKWVVQPILRLNAAAKALARNEWDTKLTLNRQDELGELATAFNSMAEQLQHSFTSLSESESRVKQFLNAVPLGIFIAEPNGQPHYINPTGKKLLSQGIVAADAEKLRQLYRVYLAGTQEIYPAERDPILNALQGKSVTVDDMEISSNNKTVPLQVWGTPIYDAQGNIIYGMCAFQDITKRKIAEKLSRAYNQNLAVQVAERTADLGKAKEKFSKAFRSSPNAITITRISDGCHLEVNDSFCRMMGYTQEEIIGKTAVELNFWASLKERDRMIQMLKDKTAIHNYELRFRNKNGTERTALLSIETIDIDGEACFLSISSDITDRQKAETALREAEEKYRNIYENALNGIFQTAVDGKYISANPALANIYGYDSPADLIAAQPNFNNQLYVKPNRRDEFAALMNECGILSNFESEIYRKDGSIIWISENCRAVCDEAGNLLYYEGFIKDITDSKQAEIKMQQAKEAAEAANKAKSTFLANMSHELRSPLNAVIGFAQVLIRSQTLSQENQEDVGIILRSGEHLLALINQVLDLSKIEAGRTTLNAKSFDLYQLIDDLEDMFALKAEQKGLQLIFDRDAEVPHYICTDEVKLRQVLINLLNNAIKFTSEGGVSVQVKGERRNIHKNSTDQLPSPYWLHFEVQDTGAGIAAEEIHQLFEAFVQTKTGKDSHEGTGLGLAISRQFVQLMGGEITVSSEIGKGALFQFYIQVHLVEASDIESKKSQRRVIALEPNQPSYRLLIVDDKPLNRQLLVKLLSPLGFELREANNGKEAVDIFMEWEPHLIWMDMRMPVMDGYEATKQIKTTTGGQATAIVALTASVLEEERAVILSAGCDDFMRKPFREEDIFVAMGKHLGVRYIYEDPTPVSVAGVEESSQEVLTPEAFASLSPDWMAQFKQSILSVDMEAIASSIAQIGTVNPSLAGKLQDCINNFEYDRILNIIELSEEP from the coding sequence ATGTTTCCTAAACCCCTAAATCGTTTGGCTACAAAATTTATCGGCAAAGCTCCATTACAAACGGTGCTCGTGGTTCCTTTTTTAGTGCAAATAGTGGGCACGGTAGGAGTTGTAGGTTGGCTATCTTTCCAAAACGGTCAGCGGGCAGTCAACGAGGTTGCCGCTCAGTTGCGGGGAGAAATTAGCGATCGCATCAAAGACCGCATGGAAAATTATATGTCAATTCCCCACATTGTCAATCACCTGAATGTTCAAGGCATAAAATTGGGGCAGTTGAACTTAGAAAACCAGCAAAAACTAGAACATCATTTCCTAGAACAAATTCAATATTTTGATTCGATCAGCATCATTTACACAGGTAAAGAAAATGGAGAACATTCGGGAGCAATCCGCACTAAAGAGCGGACTTTGATATCTGCTGCCGACAGCTCTACTGGCAATAAATTAGCTCGGTATAGTGCTGACTCTCAGGGAAACCGCGTTCAATTAGTGCAAATTTCATCCGATATTTACGACCCGCGAACTCGCCCTTGGTACATAGCTGCGGCTGCGGCAAAAAAACCTATTTGGACTCCAATCTATACAGATTTTTTGACTAGGGAACTGGCAATTACTGCTGCTTTACCTATCTACGACGACGCTGGCAAATTGTTAGGAGTAGCGGGCAGTGATTTGCTTTTTTCCCGAATCAAAGAATTTCTCGTTAGCCTCAAAATTGGCAAATCAGGACAAACTTTTGTGATGGAGCGCTCGGGGATGTTAATTGCTACTTCAACGGCGAGTCAAGAATTCGTGGTAGAAGGTAAAGAAACAAGACGCATCAAAGCTTCAGAAAGCGAGAATCCGGTAATTCGACAAACCGCACAGCATTTAGATAAACACTACGACAGCTTAGCTAAAATCAATAATTCTCAACAGCTTACTTTTGATGTTGACGGCCAGCGAAATTTTATTCAGGTAGCTCCTTTTAAAGACGATCGAGGGTTGGATTGGCTAATTGTAGTAGTTGTACCAGAGTCTGACTTTATGGAGCAAATTAACGCCAATACGCGCACGACTTTTTTACTGTCGCTTGCAGCTTTGATGGGGGCGGCAATCCTGGGGATTCTTACTGCTAAATGGGTAGTTCAGCCGATTTTAAGATTGAATGCGGCGGCGAAAGCTTTGGCGCGGAATGAATGGGATACAAAGCTCACTCTAAATCGCCAAGACGAACTCGGAGAACTTGCGACTGCTTTTAACAGCATGGCAGAGCAATTGCAGCATTCATTTACTTCCCTCTCAGAAAGCGAAAGCCGAGTCAAACAATTTCTCAATGCAGTACCGCTAGGCATTTTTATTGCAGAGCCAAACGGTCAACCTCACTACATTAACCCTACAGGAAAAAAACTTTTATCTCAAGGAATTGTGGCAGCCGATGCCGAAAAACTGCGCCAATTATACCGAGTTTATTTAGCTGGGACTCAGGAAATTTACCCGGCGGAACGCGACCCAATTTTAAATGCTTTGCAGGGCAAAAGTGTAACTGTTGATGACATGGAAATCTCCTCCAATAACAAAACTGTTCCCCTGCAAGTTTGGGGGACTCCTATTTACGACGCCCAAGGAAATATTATTTACGGAATGTGCGCTTTTCAAGATATTACGAAACGCAAAATAGCGGAGAAATTATCAAGGGCATACAACCAAAATTTAGCAGTGCAAGTTGCAGAACGCACCGCAGATCTTGGCAAGGCCAAAGAAAAGTTTTCTAAAGCTTTTCGTTCGAGTCCGAATGCGATTACAATTACAAGAATTAGTGACGGTTGCCACCTAGAAGTTAATGATAGTTTTTGCCGAATGATGGGCTACACCCAGGAAGAAATTATCGGTAAAACAGCAGTTGAACTCAACTTCTGGGCGAGTTTGAAAGAGCGTGACCGCATGATTCAAATGTTAAAAGATAAGACAGCAATTCACAATTATGAGCTGAGGTTTCGCAATAAAAATGGTACAGAAAGAACGGCACTGCTGTCTATAGAAACCATCGATATTGATGGAGAAGCTTGTTTTTTGTCGATTTCTAGCGATATTACCGATCGCCAAAAAGCAGAAACTGCCCTCCGGGAAGCCGAAGAAAAGTACCGCAACATTTATGAAAATGCTTTGAATGGAATTTTTCAAACTGCTGTTGACGGGAAATACATCAGCGCTAACCCCGCTTTAGCAAACATCTACGGTTACGACTCGCCAGCAGATTTAATAGCAGCACAGCCGAATTTCAATAACCAGCTTTACGTGAAACCCAACCGCCGCGACGAATTTGCAGCGCTGATGAACGAGTGCGGGATACTATCAAACTTTGAATCGGAAATTTACCGCAAAGATGGCAGCATAATCTGGATTTCGGAAAATTGTCGCGCTGTCTGCGATGAAGCAGGAAATTTACTTTACTACGAAGGTTTTATTAAAGACATTACTGATAGCAAACAAGCGGAAATCAAAATGCAGCAGGCGAAAGAAGCGGCCGAAGCAGCAAACAAAGCTAAGAGTACCTTTCTCGCCAATATGAGCCACGAATTGCGATCGCCCCTGAACGCGGTCATAGGCTTTGCTCAAGTCCTGATCCGCAGTCAAACGTTGTCTCAGGAAAATCAAGAAGATGTCGGAATTATCCTGCGGAGTGGCGAACATTTACTGGCTTTAATTAACCAAGTTTTAGACTTGTCAAAAATCGAAGCCGGACGCACGACGCTTAATGCCAAAAGCTTCGATTTGTACCAACTAATCGACGATTTAGAAGATATGTTTGCTCTCAAAGCGGAGCAAAAAGGTTTGCAGTTAATCTTCGACAGAGACGCAGAAGTTCCCCATTACATTTGTACTGATGAAGTTAAATTGCGTCAAGTGTTAATTAATTTGCTCAATAATGCAATTAAATTTACTTCAGAAGGGGGAGTGTCGGTGCAAGTCAAAGGAGAAAGGCGGAATATACATAAAAACAGCACTGACCAATTGCCCAGCCCCTACTGGCTGCATTTTGAAGTTCAAGATACTGGTGCAGGCATTGCTGCTGAGGAAATCCATCAGTTGTTTGAAGCATTCGTGCAGACGAAAACAGGTAAAGATTCTCACGAAGGAACGGGTTTAGGTTTAGCTATTAGCCGCCAGTTCGTGCAATTAATGGGAGGTGAAATTACTGTTAGCAGCGAGATCGGAAAGGGTGCATTATTTCAGTTTTACATCCAAGTTCATCTGGTTGAAGCTAGTGATATTGAAAGCAAAAAAAGTCAACGTCGAGTTATTGCCCTCGAACCGAATCAGCCGAGTTATCGCTTGCTAATTGTGGACGACAAACCTTTGAACCGCCAACTGTTAGTAAAACTTCTCAGTCCACTCGGATTTGAGTTGAGAGAAGCTAATAACGGTAAAGAAGCGGTTGATATTTTTATGGAGTGGGAACCGCATCTGATTTGGATGGACATGAGAATGCCTGTCATGGACGGCTATGAGGCAACGAAACAGATTAAAACTACAACTGGCGGGCAAGCAACGGCGATTGTGGCCCTAACTGCTAGCGTTTTGGAGGAAGAACGGGCGGTGATTCTTTCGGCGGGTTGCGATGATTTTATGCGGAAACCGTTCCGAGAGGAGGATATCTTTGTGGCAATGGGAAAACATTTAGGAGTACGCTATATTTATGAAGATCCAACCCCAGTAAGTGTCGCAGGTGTAGAGGAGTCAAGTCAGGAGGTACTCACACCGGAGGCTTTTGCCTCTCTTTCTCCAGACTGGATGGCCCAATTCAAGCAAAGTATTTTGAGTGTGGACATGGAGGCGATCGCTAGTTCGATCGCACAAATCGGCACTGTCAATCCCTCTCTTGCGGGCAAGCTTCAAGATTGCATTAATAATTTTGAATATGACAGAATTTTGAACATAATCGAACTCAGCGAGGAACCGTAA
- a CDS encoding hybrid sensor histidine kinase/response regulator — MTSTLPRTNRANILVVDDTPENLRLLAGILSEKGYQVRPVPNGKLALSAAQKIPPDIVLLDIMMPEMDGYQVCQQLKSSEITKDIPVIFISAINDVLDKVKAFAVGGVDFITKPFHVEEVLARIETHLKICSLQQTLQEKNQDLATALHQLQATQEHLIQSEKMAALGQLIAGIAHEINTPLGIIGSSINNIANFSDDFLEKFPEIYQQLSDESKAYFLALLYRASHQEVLFTSREKRKFKQQLAADLMAESVENSEEIADTLVDMEIYEKIEEFLPLFKSPDWEVVLNSAYQFASFKKSISLIQRATAKSGKVVFALKTYAHFDSKPEKVQANLHDGIETVLTLYQNQLKHGIEIVKNYGDLPQIMCYPDDLNQVWTNLVHNALQAMDYKGILTIETRQQEAKIFLKFTDNGKGIPSEVIPKIFQPFFTTKSAGEGSGLGLDIVRKIVEKHEGTIAVDSVPGQTTFTVSLPIY, encoded by the coding sequence ATGACTTCAACTTTACCTAGAACCAATCGAGCTAATATTTTAGTAGTGGACGATACGCCCGAAAACCTGCGGCTGCTGGCCGGAATTTTGAGCGAAAAAGGCTATCAAGTTCGCCCCGTACCCAATGGCAAGCTAGCATTGTCTGCTGCTCAAAAAATACCCCCGGATATAGTGTTGCTGGATATTATGATGCCGGAAATGGACGGCTATCAAGTTTGTCAGCAACTCAAAAGTTCTGAAATTACCAAAGACATTCCTGTTATTTTTATTAGTGCCATCAATGACGTGCTGGATAAAGTTAAAGCTTTTGCAGTGGGCGGAGTTGACTTTATTACTAAACCGTTTCACGTTGAAGAAGTTTTAGCCCGGATAGAAACTCATTTAAAAATTTGTTCACTGCAACAAACTTTGCAAGAAAAAAATCAAGATTTAGCAACGGCGCTGCACCAACTGCAAGCCACCCAAGAGCATTTGATTCAATCGGAAAAAATGGCAGCCCTAGGACAACTTATTGCTGGCATTGCCCACGAAATAAATACCCCCCTGGGCATTATAGGTTCCTCTATTAATAATATAGCTAATTTTTCCGACGATTTTTTAGAAAAATTTCCTGAAATTTATCAACAACTTTCTGACGAAAGCAAAGCTTATTTTTTAGCTTTACTGTACAGAGCCAGCCATCAAGAAGTTTTATTCACAAGCAGAGAGAAACGCAAATTTAAGCAGCAGTTGGCGGCGGATTTGATGGCAGAATCTGTTGAGAACTCTGAGGAAATTGCGGATACTTTAGTTGACATGGAAATATACGAAAAAATAGAAGAGTTCTTGCCGCTTTTTAAATCGCCGGATTGGGAAGTAGTTTTAAATAGTGCTTACCAGTTTGCGAGCTTTAAAAAAAGTATTAGCCTGATCCAAAGAGCAACAGCGAAGTCTGGGAAAGTAGTATTTGCCTTAAAAACCTACGCTCATTTTGATAGCAAACCAGAAAAAGTCCAGGCGAACTTGCACGATGGCATTGAAACGGTGTTAACCCTTTATCAAAATCAACTGAAACACGGTATAGAAATAGTTAAAAATTATGGAGATTTACCCCAAATTATGTGCTATCCCGATGACTTAAATCAAGTTTGGACTAATCTCGTTCATAATGCCCTGCAAGCCATGGATTATAAAGGTATTTTGACAATTGAAACTCGGCAGCAAGAGGCAAAGATTTTCCTCAAGTTTACTGATAACGGCAAAGGTATTCCCTCAGAAGTTATTCCCAAAATTTTTCAGCCGTTTTTTACGACTAAATCTGCGGGCGAAGGTAGCGGTTTGGGCTTGGATATTGTGAGAAAAATTGTGGAAAAACACGAAGGCACAATTGCTGTAGATTCTGTACCGGGGCAGACCACTTTTACAGTCTCGCTGCCTATTTATTAA
- a CDS encoding response regulator, translating to MNKPIILCVDDEPDILNTLKMQLKNEFKNAYFYELAESGDEALDLLEDFQEKAQVIVVVSDWLMPGIKGDELLIKVHQKYPKIIKVMLTGQADAAAVQRAVEEADLYCCLYKPWQSKDLIEIIKSGLAKL from the coding sequence ATGAATAAGCCTATAATTCTTTGCGTTGATGATGAACCGGATATCTTGAATACTCTCAAGATGCAGCTCAAAAATGAATTTAAAAATGCTTACTTTTATGAATTAGCTGAAAGTGGTGATGAAGCTTTAGATTTACTGGAGGACTTTCAAGAAAAAGCTCAGGTGATTGTGGTTGTTTCTGATTGGCTGATGCCTGGAATTAAAGGTGACGAACTTTTAATTAAAGTTCACCAAAAATATCCTAAAATTATTAAAGTAATGTTGACGGGACAAGCGGATGCAGCGGCTGTTCAGCGGGCAGTAGAAGAAGCAGATTTATACTGTTGTTTGTACAAACCCTGGCAAAGCAAAGACTTAATAGAGATTATAAAATCGGGGCTGGCTAAGTTATGA